One stretch of Salmo trutta chromosome 7, fSalTru1.1, whole genome shotgun sequence DNA includes these proteins:
- the LOC115197037 gene encoding L-amino-acid oxidase → MIAYLALCKYFSLAIVVVIVSSVNGKDPLFDCLQDSDYNELLRIVDKGLPHTNTSHHIAIVGAGMAGLTAAKFLEKAGHKVTIIESSDRIGGRVETYRPKEEHWYAELGAMRIPSFHTILLKIANNAGLSLNPFIENDMNTYYLVNGLLHKTYQVNGDPDVLNYPLNEDERGKSADQLFDLSLQKIRDYAKNNGCRAMLDKYDMYSVKEYLVKEANLSRGALRMIGDILNENSLFYTALTEALYDQSDINDETTYFEVTGGFDKLPNAICEELKGTIHLNSKVKRISQTSNKVTVSYQDHHLWHKPSSLIHLTVDYALVTATAKATLFIDFQPPLSADKMEALRSLHYDSSTKVVLIFSERFWEKEGINGGRSITDMHSRFIYYPSHRFPNTDIGALLASYTFSDDSTLFQGVNDEELQGLVLEDLVKIHGEGIRPLCIGGLVKKWALDPYSLGAFALFTPYQHIDYASELFRNDNRIHFAGEHTALPHAWIETAMKSALRAARNINNIRE, encoded by the exons ATGATCGCTTACTTGGCTCTGTGTAAATACT TCTCTCTGGCCATAGTTGTGGTCATAGTTTCCAGTGTGAATGGAAAGGACCCTCTATTTGATTGCCTACAAGACTCAGACTATAACGAGCTACTCAGAATAGTGGACAAGGGTCTCCCCCACACCAACACATCTCATCATATTGCCATCGTTGGGGCTGGCATGGCTGGCCTGACAGCAGCAAAGTTTTTGGAGAAGGCAGGACACAAG GTAACCATAATAGAGTCAAGCGATCGTATTGGAGGACGGGTGGAAACGTACAGACCTAAGGAAGAGCACTGGTATGCAGAGCTTGGTGCCATGAGGATCCCTAGCTTCCATAC AATTCTGTTGAAGATTGCAAACAATGCAGGCCTTAGTCTGAACCCATTCATTGAGAATGACATGAATACCTACTATTTGGTGAATGGGTTGCTGCACAAAACATATCAGGTGAATGGGGACCCAGACGTCCTCAACTATCCGTTGAATGAAGATGAGAGAGGGAAGTCAGCTGATCAGCTCTTCGATTTGTCTCTGCAGAAG ATAAGAGATTATGCGAAGAACAATGGCTGCCGTGCCATGCTGGACAAATATGACATGTACTCTGTAAAG GAGTATCTTGTGAAGGAGGCCAATCTGAGTCGTGGTGCTTTGCGGATGATTGGGGATATTCTGAATGAGAACAGTTTATTCTACACTGCACTCACAGAGGCGCTGTATGATCAGTCTGATATCAATGATGAGACTAC ctACTTTGAGGTGACAGGCGGGTTTGACAAACTACCCAATGCCATTTGCGAGGAGTTGAAGGGCACCATCCACCTAAATTCCAAGGTGAAACGTATCAGTCAGACCAGCAATAAAGTGACCGTGTCCTACCAGGACCACCATCTCTGGCACAAACCATCCTCCCTCATCCACCTGACAGTAGACTATGCCTTGGTGACAGCCACCGCCAAGGCTACTCTCTTTATCGACTTCCAGCCCCCGCTCTCAGCAGACAAGATGGAGGCGCTGCGTTCGCTGCACTATGATAGCTCCACCAAG GTGGTCCTGATATTCAGTGAGAGGTTCTGGGAGAAGGAGGGCATCAATGGAGGGAGGAGCATCACGGATATGCACTCTCGTTTCATCTACTACCCCAGCCACAGATTCCCTAACACGGACATCGGGGCCCTCTTGGCTTCATATACCTTCTCGGATGACTCCACCCTCTTTCAGGGGGTGAACGACGAGGAGCTGCAGGGTCTGGTGCTGGAGGACCTTGTCAAGATCCACGGGGAGGGCATACGGCCACTCTGCATTGGAGGGCTAGTAAAGAAGTGGGCGCTGGATCCCTATAGTCTTGGGGCGTTTGCCCTCTTCACCCCGTACCAACATATAGACTACGCCTCAGAACTGTTCAGGAATGACAATAGGATCCACTTTGCTGGGGAGCACACAGCCCTGCCTCATGCCTGGATAGAGACGGCCATGAAGTCTGCTCTAAGGGCAGCTAGAAATATCAATAACATCAGAGAGTAG